From one Geoalkalibacter halelectricus genomic stretch:
- a CDS encoding aldehyde dehydrogenase family protein — protein sequence MQVYDKLYIGGEWIEASHRAGIEVIHAATEEVIGVIPSAGREEVDAAVNAARQALPAWANLSPAERREHLVRLHAGLTASGAAIARTISAEVGMPLKLSERIQAGLPPLILESYIKLLEDYPFTEEVGNSLILKEPRGVVGCITPWNYPLHQVVAKIAPALAAGCTLVVKPSEQAPLSAFRLAEIAQECGLPPGVFNLVSGYGPEAGEALVRHPEVRMISFTGSTRAGRRISELAAATAKRITLEMGGKSPSLILPDADLGKAVKATVASCFLNSGQTCSALTRMLVHKSQYEQAAALAVEIAGGFSPGDPLAPDTRLGPLVSAAQRERVRDYIRQGQKEGARLLCGGEEPPVGLERGFYVQPTVFGDVNPHMTIAREEIFGPVLVILAYEDEEQAIAIANDSDYGLAAAVWSGDAARAEQLARRIEAGQVDINGGRFNPLAPFGGFKQSGIGREFGRWGLEEFFEIKSLQR from the coding sequence ATGCAAGTGTATGACAAACTGTATATCGGTGGTGAATGGATCGAGGCTTCGCACCGCGCCGGAATCGAGGTCATCCATGCCGCGACCGAGGAGGTGATCGGTGTTATTCCCTCGGCGGGGCGTGAAGAAGTAGATGCGGCGGTGAACGCGGCCCGCCAGGCTCTGCCGGCCTGGGCCAACCTGAGTCCGGCCGAGCGACGCGAACACCTGGTGCGCCTGCATGCGGGTTTGACGGCGAGCGGCGCTGCAATCGCCCGCACCATCAGTGCCGAGGTCGGCATGCCGCTTAAACTCTCCGAGCGTATCCAGGCCGGTCTGCCGCCCTTGATCCTGGAGAGCTACATCAAACTGCTCGAGGACTACCCGTTCACGGAGGAAGTCGGCAATTCCCTGATCCTCAAGGAGCCGCGCGGAGTTGTGGGGTGCATTACGCCCTGGAACTATCCCCTGCACCAGGTCGTGGCGAAGATCGCCCCGGCCTTGGCTGCGGGCTGCACCCTGGTGGTCAAACCGAGCGAACAGGCGCCCCTGTCAGCCTTTCGCCTGGCGGAAATCGCTCAGGAATGCGGGCTTCCACCGGGGGTCTTCAATCTGGTCAGCGGCTATGGGCCCGAAGCCGGCGAAGCCCTGGTGCGCCACCCCGAGGTGCGCATGATCTCCTTCACCGGCTCCACCCGCGCCGGACGGCGCATCAGTGAACTGGCCGCGGCGACGGCCAAGCGGATTACCCTGGAGATGGGTGGCAAATCGCCCTCGCTGATTCTTCCCGATGCCGATTTGGGCAAGGCGGTCAAGGCGACGGTGGCAAGCTGTTTTCTCAACTCCGGGCAAACCTGTAGTGCCCTGACACGCATGTTGGTGCACAAATCTCAGTACGAGCAGGCCGCGGCTCTGGCGGTGGAAATTGCCGGTGGTTTTTCACCCGGCGATCCCCTGGCGCCCGATACGCGTCTGGGACCCCTGGTTTCCGCCGCGCAACGCGAACGGGTGCGCGATTACATCCGGCAGGGGCAGAAAGAGGGGGCAAGATTGTTGTGTGGCGGGGAGGAACCGCCGGTGGGACTGGAACGCGGATTTTACGTGCAGCCCACGGTATTTGGCGACGTGAACCCTCACATGACCATTGCCCGCGAGGAAATCTTCGGTCCGGTGCTCGTGATTCTGGCCTATGAGGACGAGGAACAGGCCATCGCCATCGCCAACGACTCCGACTACGGGCTGGCGGCGGCGGTCTGGTCGGGCGATGCCGCGCGCGCCGAACAACTGGCTCGGCGCATCGAGGCGGGGCAGGTCGATATCAACGG
- a CDS encoding SDR family oxidoreductase codes for MDNTILITGANRGIGLELTRQYGAAGWRVLACCRNPEQAVDLRQLAAQQGQKIAIHALDVGSEDSISRLAENLCGEAIDILFNNAGVGGPKPQDFGPINAEEWLAAMRVNVVAPFQMAVAFLDHLLAGKRRFLVIMGTQLGSIADNTSGGKYVYRSSKAAAHMVGKSLSIDLEPRGITTLLLHPGWVRTDMGGAQATLSVTQSVEGLRRVLDGAGPEDNGKLIAYDGRIIPW; via the coding sequence ATGGACAACACCATCCTGATCACCGGAGCCAACCGGGGCATCGGGCTCGAACTCACTCGCCAATACGGCGCGGCCGGCTGGCGGGTGCTGGCCTGTTGCCGTAACCCCGAGCAGGCCGTGGATCTTCGACAATTGGCCGCGCAACAGGGGCAGAAAATCGCCATCCACGCCCTGGATGTCGGCAGCGAGGATTCCATCAGCCGGTTGGCCGAGAACCTGTGCGGCGAGGCCATCGACATCTTGTTCAACAATGCCGGTGTCGGTGGGCCTAAACCTCAAGACTTCGGCCCTATAAACGCCGAGGAGTGGTTGGCGGCCATGCGTGTCAACGTCGTGGCGCCCTTTCAGATGGCGGTGGCCTTTCTCGATCATCTGCTTGCCGGCAAGCGGCGCTTTCTGGTCATCATGGGCACCCAACTCGGCAGCATCGCCGACAATACCTCGGGGGGGAAATATGTCTACCGCTCTTCCAAGGCGGCCGCGCACATGGTGGGGAAATCCCTCTCCATCGACTTGGAACCGCGCGGCATCACCACCTTGCTGCTGCATCCCGGTTGGGTGCGCACCGACATGGGCGGGGCGCAGGCTACCTTGAGCGTCACGCAGAGTGTCGAGGGGTTGCGCCGAGTGCTCGATGGGGCGGGGCCTGAGGACAACGGCAAGCTCATCGCCTATGATGGCCGCATCATCCCCTGGTAA
- a CDS encoding CHC2 zinc finger domain-containing protein codes for MSDERREMDERIRDPRTIERIAQDLGLKSQGKHFFCPSCHDAEAPMVIKDGRFECFRCGVRGDVVGLVKLARKCDLEAALEWLSGEIEP; via the coding sequence ATGAGCGATGAACGGCGGGAAATGGATGAGCGGATCAGGGATCCACGAACAATCGAGCGCATCGCCCAGGATCTGGGCCTGAAAAGTCAAGGCAAGCACTTTTTCTGCCCAAGTTGCCATGACGCCGAAGCCCCCATGGTGATCAAGGACGGACGTTTTGAGTGTTTTCGCTGCGGGGTGCGGGGAGATGTGGTCGGGTTGGTCAAGCTGGCGCGCAAGTGCGATTTGGAGGCAGCGCTGGAATGGTTGTCAGGGGAGATCGAACCGTAG
- a CDS encoding ABC transporter permease, giving the protein MRELKIIRNIRLGIKNLILNGLRSLLTMLGMVFGVGSVIAMLSVGEGASQEALEQIRRLGSENILITSVKPVEEETSPQVRILMSMYGLTYDDEKRIRETFDTVRTTVPVKTVRQEARLGSRAMETRLMGVTPEWFDLVQRPLIGGRYLSYQDEENRAAAIVVTETVARNLLPLEHPLGSFLQIGGEVFEVVGIVQSLGEQTSGVQAPDRQNDIYLPLSTARERYGDMTVRRSAGSFMRERVELHQVIVQIDSIDNVEKTAHAIEEMLERFHAKKDYRIDVPLALLRQAEATKRTFNIVLGSIAGISLLVGGIGIMNIMLASVTERTREIGIRRAIGAKRRQIVGQFLIETVVLSCAGGLVGIGVGLLIPQLITYFAGLTTVVTLGSLLLSVIISFSVGIVFGLYPAVRAARLDPIEALRHE; this is encoded by the coding sequence ATGCGTGAACTCAAAATCATCCGCAATATTCGCCTCGGCATCAAGAACCTGATTCTCAACGGCCTGCGCAGCCTGCTCACCATGCTCGGCATGGTGTTCGGGGTGGGCAGCGTCATCGCCATGCTCTCGGTGGGCGAGGGCGCCAGCCAGGAGGCTCTGGAGCAGATCCGGCGCCTGGGCAGCGAGAATATTCTGATCACCTCGGTCAAGCCCGTGGAGGAGGAGACCAGCCCCCAGGTGCGCATCCTCATGAGCATGTACGGGTTGACCTACGATGACGAAAAACGCATTCGCGAAACCTTTGATACCGTGCGCACCACCGTGCCCGTCAAGACCGTTCGCCAGGAAGCGCGCCTGGGCTCGCGCGCCATGGAAACGCGCCTCATGGGTGTGACTCCCGAATGGTTCGACCTTGTCCAGCGGCCTCTGATCGGCGGTCGCTACCTGAGTTATCAGGATGAGGAAAATCGCGCCGCCGCGATTGTCGTGACCGAAACGGTGGCGCGCAACCTGCTGCCCCTTGAGCACCCCCTCGGCTCGTTCCTGCAAATCGGCGGCGAAGTCTTCGAGGTGGTCGGCATCGTGCAGTCCCTCGGCGAGCAAACCTCCGGCGTGCAGGCCCCCGACCGCCAGAACGACATTTATCTGCCCCTGAGCACTGCACGAGAACGCTACGGAGACATGACGGTCAGGCGCAGCGCCGGCAGTTTCATGCGGGAGCGGGTGGAGCTGCATCAGGTGATCGTGCAGATCGATTCCATCGATAATGTCGAGAAGACAGCGCATGCCATCGAGGAGATGCTCGAGCGGTTTCACGCCAAAAAGGACTATCGCATCGATGTGCCCCTGGCTCTGCTGCGCCAGGCCGAGGCGACCAAGCGCACCTTCAATATCGTGCTCGGTTCCATCGCCGGCATCAGTCTGCTGGTGGGCGGTATCGGCATCATGAACATCATGCTCGCCTCGGTTACCGAACGCACCCGCGAGATCGGCATCCGCCGCGCCATCGGCGCCAAGCGCCGGCAGATCGTCGGGCAGTTTCTCATCGAAACCGTGGTGCTGTCCTGCGCCGGGGGACTGGTCGGTATCGGAGTGGGTTTGCTGATTCCACAGCTGATCACTTATTTTGCCGGGCTTACCACGGTGGTGACCCTCGGCAGCTTGCTTTTATCCGTCATCATCAGTTTTTCGGTGGGGATAGTTTTCGGGCTCTATCCAGCGGTCCGCGCCGCGCGCCTCGATCCCATCGAGGCGCTGCGTCATGAATAG
- a CDS encoding ABC transporter ATP-binding protein yields MSSSLAHVIRLEEVWKTYRVGSEDVHALAGVSVDFPQGSFWAVMGPSGSGKSTLLNLLGCLDRPTRGACFIQGQPTAGVDDDALSEIRLRHLGFIFQSFNLIAQLSVRENIELPLFYLGWDAERSRRRAEELAALVGLQERLEHRPNELSGGQQQRVAIARALANDPQIILADEPTGNLDTATGTQIMEMLQSLNAQGKTVIMVTHEPEIAAYADHRLHIRDGLIDRIESKSQ; encoded by the coding sequence ATGAGTTCCTCCCTCGCGCATGTGATCCGCCTTGAGGAGGTCTGGAAGACCTACCGGGTCGGCAGCGAGGACGTGCATGCCCTGGCCGGAGTGTCCGTCGATTTTCCCCAGGGCAGTTTCTGGGCGGTGATGGGTCCGAGCGGCTCGGGCAAGAGCACCTTGCTCAACCTGCTCGGTTGCCTGGATCGGCCGACGCGGGGTGCCTGCTTTATCCAGGGCCAGCCGACCGCCGGTGTTGATGATGACGCCCTGAGCGAGATTCGCCTGCGTCACCTGGGATTCATTTTCCAAAGCTTCAATCTCATCGCGCAGCTCAGCGTGCGCGAGAACATCGAATTGCCGCTTTTTTACCTGGGCTGGGATGCCGAGCGCAGCCGCCGGCGGGCCGAGGAACTCGCGGCCCTGGTAGGGCTGCAAGAGCGGCTCGAACATCGCCCCAATGAACTCTCCGGCGGCCAGCAGCAACGCGTCGCCATCGCGCGTGCCCTGGCCAACGACCCGCAGATCATCCTCGCCGACGAGCCGACGGGCAATCTCGACACCGCCACGGGCACCCAGATCATGGAGATGCTGCAATCCCTCAACGCCCAGGGCAAAACCGTGATCATGGTCACCCATGAGCCGGAAATCGCCGCCTATGCCGACCATCGCCTGCATATCCGAGACGGCCTCATCGACCGCATCGAGTCGAAATCCCAGTAA
- a CDS encoding efflux RND transporter periplasmic adaptor subunit, with the protein MKEAKPTRAPRGGYKTVLVLILALVAAGALLWGLLSTGGGSERNNPQGKATFKVEQGPLAISVAQSGTIQSMNQVVIKNEVEGRTTILYLVREGTRVEKGDLLIELDASRLQDDMIDQQIRMMNSEAAFIRARENLEVVRNQAQSETERAELDAQFAAEDLKKYVEGDFPKDLMAAEARITISREELRRAEEKLEWSRVLFEEKYISQTELQADELAAQRAQLDLDLALAELELLQNFTYRRKLDELRSQEHQTAMALERVRRKAAADVIQAEAELRARDSEYQREQMRLKKIEEQIAKTRIHAPNAGLVVYATSTQATFRGNVEPLAEGQEVRERQELIYLPAPGSVKAEIKVHESNLDKVAVGMPVRITVNALPGRVFEGRVANIAPLPDAVSVWLNPDLKVYNTDIEILGNAEGLRTGMSCRAEILVADYDEALYVPVQAVTRIDGVPTVYVRKGGQFAPRTVDVGLDNNRMVHILDGLAVGESVLLTPPLESSRPRGAGQTGSQAGQPPGGGRG; encoded by the coding sequence ATGAAGGAAGCTAAACCGACCCGCGCACCGCGCGGCGGCTATAAAACAGTACTGGTTCTTATTCTTGCCCTGGTGGCTGCGGGAGCACTCCTCTGGGGCCTGTTATCCACGGGCGGTGGCTCGGAGCGCAACAACCCTCAAGGGAAGGCAACGTTTAAGGTTGAACAAGGCCCCCTAGCCATCAGCGTGGCGCAGTCGGGCACCATTCAATCCATGAACCAGGTGGTGATCAAAAACGAGGTCGAGGGACGCACCACCATTTTGTACCTGGTGCGCGAGGGGACCCGCGTCGAAAAAGGCGATCTGCTCATCGAACTCGACGCCAGCCGCCTGCAGGACGACATGATCGACCAGCAGATTCGCATGATGAATTCCGAGGCCGCCTTCATTCGTGCCCGCGAGAACCTTGAAGTGGTGCGCAACCAGGCCCAAAGCGAGACCGAGCGTGCCGAACTTGATGCCCAGTTTGCCGCCGAGGATCTGAAAAAATACGTCGAGGGGGATTTCCCCAAGGATCTGATGGCCGCCGAGGCGCGCATCACCATCAGCCGCGAGGAATTGCGGCGCGCCGAGGAAAAACTTGAATGGTCCAGGGTGCTGTTCGAGGAAAAATACATCTCCCAGACCGAGCTGCAGGCCGACGAATTGGCCGCGCAGCGCGCCCAGCTCGATCTCGATTTGGCGTTGGCCGAGTTGGAGCTGCTGCAAAATTTCACCTATCGGCGCAAGCTCGACGAACTGCGCAGCCAGGAGCATCAGACCGCCATGGCCCTGGAGCGGGTGCGACGCAAGGCGGCGGCCGACGTCATTCAGGCCGAGGCCGAACTGCGCGCCCGCGATTCGGAATATCAGCGCGAACAGATGCGCCTGAAGAAAATCGAGGAGCAAATCGCCAAGACCCGCATTCATGCGCCCAACGCTGGGCTGGTGGTCTATGCCACCTCGACCCAGGCGACGTTTCGCGGCAATGTGGAGCCCCTGGCCGAAGGGCAGGAGGTGCGTGAGCGCCAGGAGTTGATTTATCTGCCGGCCCCCGGATCGGTCAAGGCGGAGATCAAGGTACATGAATCCAATCTCGACAAGGTGGCGGTGGGCATGCCGGTGCGCATCACCGTCAATGCCTTGCCGGGGCGTGTCTTCGAGGGGCGGGTCGCCAACATCGCGCCCTTGCCCGATGCCGTGAGCGTGTGGCTAAATCCCGATCTCAAGGTGTACAACACCGATATAGAGATTTTGGGCAACGCCGAGGGGCTGCGCACCGGCATGAGTTGCCGGGCGGAAATTCTGGTGGCCGATTATGATGAGGCGCTCTATGTGCCGGTGCAGGCAGTGACGCGAATCGACGGGGTGCCCACGGTCTATGTGCGCAAGGGCGGCCAATTTGCTCCGCGCACTGTGGATGTGGGTCTGGACAACAACCGCATGGTGCATATTCTCGACGGGCTGGCGGTCGGCGAGTCGGTGCTGTTGACGCCGCCGCTGGAAAGCTCGCGGCCGCGCGGCGCGGGCCAAACCGGTTCTCAGGCCGGGCAGCCGCCTGGGGGAGGGCGGGGATGA
- a CDS encoding TolC family protein, with product MEIIADKQQQALGRTEPFSVTPVEQTLRARLLDEQDLPLSHPASAGSHLLEPLAKAPLDGYFDAREKSGIDAFIDVPRDEAVLYVTLMEALQVAAANSREYQEAKERVFRAALALDLERNTFRNILFARGETQITTDRSGDTTRSGVETSGAAGLNRAWQTGTQLTSQIAFDLVRMLNAGRASSLGLQADASIAVPLWRGSGRHIVGEPLLQAERDVVYAIWEFERFKHTFVVTVASGYLGVLSQLDQVENAEDNYRRLVSSTRRARRLADAGRLPEIQVDQALQDELRARDRWISARQAYARTLDNFRISLGLPPDARIEPDRNELQRLAELARQRLEAEGEVAKAVAGKVPPADAPIILAEPDMRHAGPYELPEDVALELAFDHRLDLRIAQERTFDAQRAVVVAADALKGELTLLGRASSGERRSLGAAALPDARLRPESGFYSALLSLDLPIERTAERVAFRNSYLTFEQRVRALQEQEDRVKGDVRNRLRDLVEFREGLHIQAQAVRVAQRRVESTSLFLQAGRAEIRDLLEAQEALVSAQNALTTALVNYRVAELELQRDMGVLSVDEKGLWTEFDTMEMRHEGS from the coding sequence ATGGAGATCATTGCCGACAAACAACAGCAGGCCTTGGGGCGCACCGAACCTTTCAGCGTCACTCCCGTCGAGCAAACCTTGCGCGCGCGCCTGCTCGACGAGCAGGACCTGCCCCTGTCCCATCCGGCATCGGCGGGCAGTCATCTGCTCGAGCCCCTGGCGAAGGCGCCGCTGGACGGCTATTTCGACGCCCGGGAAAAATCCGGAATCGATGCCTTTATCGACGTGCCGCGCGACGAGGCGGTCTTGTATGTCACCTTGATGGAGGCCCTCCAGGTGGCAGCCGCCAACAGCCGCGAATATCAGGAGGCCAAGGAACGGGTGTTTCGTGCCGCCCTGGCCCTGGATCTGGAGCGTAACACCTTCCGCAACATCCTTTTCGCCCGCGGCGAGACCCAGATCACCACCGACCGCAGCGGCGACACAACTCGCTCGGGGGTGGAAACCAGCGGCGCGGCCGGGCTCAACCGCGCCTGGCAAACTGGAACCCAGCTCACCTCCCAGATTGCCTTTGATCTGGTGCGGATGCTCAACGCCGGCCGTGCCTCATCCCTGGGCTTGCAGGCCGATGCTTCCATCGCCGTGCCCCTGTGGCGGGGATCGGGCCGCCATATCGTCGGGGAGCCCCTGCTGCAGGCCGAACGCGACGTGGTGTATGCCATCTGGGAGTTCGAACGCTTCAAGCACACCTTCGTCGTTACGGTGGCCAGCGGCTATCTGGGGGTGCTGAGCCAGCTCGATCAGGTGGAAAACGCCGAGGACAACTATCGGCGGCTCGTCTCTTCCACGCGGCGTGCCCGGCGCCTGGCCGATGCCGGACGTCTGCCGGAAATTCAGGTCGACCAGGCATTGCAGGATGAGTTGCGCGCCCGTGATCGCTGGATCAGCGCGCGGCAGGCTTACGCTCGCACTCTGGATAATTTCCGTATCAGCCTCGGCCTGCCGCCCGACGCGCGCATCGAACCCGACCGCAACGAACTGCAGCGCCTGGCCGAGCTTGCGCGCCAACGCCTTGAGGCCGAAGGCGAGGTTGCCAAGGCCGTTGCCGGAAAGGTACCCCCGGCCGATGCCCCCATCATTCTCGCCGAGCCGGACATGCGCCATGCCGGCCCTTACGAATTGCCCGAGGACGTGGCCCTGGAACTGGCCTTCGATCACCGCCTCGATCTGCGCATCGCCCAGGAGCGCACTTTCGATGCCCAGCGTGCGGTGGTGGTGGCTGCGGACGCTCTCAAAGGTGAGCTGACGCTTTTGGGTCGGGCCTCAAGCGGCGAACGCCGCTCGCTGGGTGCGGCCGCATTACCTGATGCGCGACTGCGCCCCGAGAGCGGTTTTTATTCGGCCCTGCTCAGCCTCGATCTGCCCATCGAACGCACCGCCGAGCGGGTAGCCTTTCGCAATTCCTATCTGACTTTCGAGCAGCGGGTGCGGGCCTTGCAAGAACAAGAGGATCGAGTCAAGGGCGATGTGCGCAACCGGTTGCGGGATTTGGTGGAATTTCGCGAAGGTTTGCACATTCAGGCTCAGGCGGTGCGGGTGGCGCAGCGACGCGTCGAGAGCACCAGCCTCTTTTTGCAGGCCGGCCGCGCCGAGATCCGCGATTTGCTTGAAGCTCAGGAAGCCCTGGTCAGCGCCCAGAACGCCCTGACCACCGCCCTGGTCAACTACCGGGTGGCCGAACTTGAACTGCAGCGCGACATGGGCGTGCTCAGCGTCGACGAAAAAGGTCTGTGGACCGAATTCGACACCATGGAGATGCGTCATGAAGGAAGCTAA
- a CDS encoding LEA type 2 family protein, with the protein MKSILRFVLPCLLVFLVSGCAGLRPEPPQVSLVALQVQELTLSHINMRADLRLFNPNRFALNIQEVDYALSLNGIRVSSGKSLAPSRVAAGDSADISLRISGSYLSLLQLIGSLQRQEDLHYLLDGVVRVGGTGLRGYTFPLREEGMISAEILRGALGDPAR; encoded by the coding sequence ATGAAATCCATCTTACGCTTTGTTCTGCCCTGCCTGCTCGTTTTCCTGGTGAGTGGATGCGCCGGATTGCGCCCCGAACCGCCACAAGTCAGCCTGGTCGCCCTGCAGGTGCAAGAGCTGACCCTGAGCCACATCAACATGCGCGCCGATCTGCGTCTGTTCAACCCCAACCGCTTCGCCCTCAACATCCAGGAGGTCGACTACGCCCTGTCCCTCAACGGTATTCGCGTCTCTTCGGGCAAAAGCCTGGCTCCCTCACGCGTTGCCGCCGGGGATAGCGCGGATATCTCCCTGCGCATTTCCGGTTCCTACCTGAGCCTGTTGCAGCTCATCGGCAGCCTGCAACGCCAGGAGGATCTGCATTACCTGCTGGACGGCGTGGTCAGAGTGGGAGGCACCGGATTGCGCGGTTATACCTTTCCCCTGCGTGAGGAAGGCATGATTTCCGCCGAAATCCTGCGCGGCGCCCTGGGTGATCCGGCGCGCTGA